AATTGGTGGATGATGCGATCGATTTCGTCTCCGATGCCGGTACGATGGGCAAGGATGCGGGCGACGATTTCCGCGAAGGCAAAGCAACGCTGCCGGTGATCCTGGCGTATGCGCGCGGCTCGGCCGAGGATCGCACCTTCTGGAAGGCGGCGATCGAAGGCCACCGCAACAGCGACGCGGATTTCGCGCATGCGATCGAGCTCGTCCGCTCGACCCGCGCGGTGGATGATACGCTCGCCCGCGCGCGCCATTACGGCCAGCGCGCGATCGATGCGCTCGGCATCTTCGCCAACAGCAAGGCCAAGGAAACGATGGTCGAAGCGGTCGAATTCGCGGTGGCGCGGGCTTACTAGCGCGTCCTATTTCTCTTCCGTTCGGGCTGAGCCTGTCGAAGCCCCTCGCGCCAGAAGCAGTACAGTATTTGGTGCGCGCAGCCCTTCGACAAGCTCAGGGCGAACGGGGGTGGTTACGCCATCCTGAGCGAACGAGTCCCTAACACCCCACCTTCGCGGCGGTGATCTCCCCACCCGCCAATTCCACCTGCAACGTCGCGTGCCCAATGCCGAAGCGATCCTTCAGCATTGCCCGCGCATCGTCCAGAAACGCGTCGCCCGGGTGCCCGCCCGGCATCACCAGATGCGCGGTCAGCACCGTTTCGGTCGTGCTCATCGGCCAGATATGGACGTGATGCACCCGCGCCACGCCGGGGAGCGTGCGGAGTTCGCTCCAGACCTTGTCCGAATCGATCCCGCGCGGCACCGCCGCCAGCGCCATTTCGGTCGATTCCTTGAGCAAGCCCCAAGTTTGCAGGAAGATCAGCACGGCGATCGCGATGCTGACCAGCGGATCGATCCACACCGCGCCACTCCACCAGATCGCCAGCCCCGACACGACGACGCCGGCCGAGACCATCGCGTCGCTCAGCATGTGGAGATAGGCACCGCGGATGTTGAGGTCGTTCTTGCGGTCGCGCATGAACAGCAGCGCCGTCGCGCCGTTGACCACGATCCCCGCCGCCGCGACCCAGGCGACCGTCGGCCCGTCGATCGGCGCGGGATTGGCGAGCCGCTGCACCGCCTCGAGCACGATCGCGCCGAGCGCCACCAGCAGGAGGAGCGCGTTGAGCAAGGCGGCGAGGATTGTCGAGCCCTTCAGGCCATAGGTAAAACGCTTCGACGCCGCGCGCTTGCCCAGCGCAATCGCCGCCCAGGCCGCGCACAGACCCAGCACGTCGGATAGATTATGCCCGGCATCGGCGAGCAACGCGACCGACCCCGCGATCAGCCCGAACACCACCTCCACCCCGATGAACGCGACGTTGAGCCCGATGCCGATCGCAAAGGCGCGGTCATGCCCGGCGGGCGGCGCGTGGCTATGCCCGTTTCCATGGCTATGCCCTTGCCCGTGGCCATGATCATGCCCGTGGTGACTGTGGCTGTGTCCGGCCAATGCGCTTGCTTTCGTTGCTGTACCAAGACGCTAGCATCACCCCCCGGTGAGATACTAGGACGCAGCACATGACAAATGCGTCAGCAAACCCCGATCTGCGCCGCGTACGGCCGTGACGCTGCCGATCCTCGCCGTCCTGCCCGCTCTGCTCGCGTCACTGCGCGCGCGATCGAACGCCGTGCTGGTCGCGCCGCCGGGTGCTGGCAAGACGACGGCGGTCGCGCCCGCTTTGCTGGGCGAGGCGTGGTGCAGCGGCGAGATCCTGTTACTTTCCCCGCGCCGCCTCGCCGCGCGTGCCGCCGCCGAACGGATGGCGGCCAATGCGGGCGAAAGCGTCGGCCAGACCTTCGGCTATGCGACGCGGATGGATTCGAAGCGATCGGCGGCAACGCGCGTGACGGTGGTGACCGAGGGCATTTTTGTCGCGCGGATTCAGGCTGACCCCGAACTAAACGGCGTATCGGCGGTGCTGTTCGACGAGGTCCATGAACGCAGCCTCGACAGCGATTTCGGCCTCGCGCTCGCGCTCGATGCCCAAGGCGGGCTGCGGCCCGATCTGCGACTGCTGGCGATGTCGGCGACGCTGGACGGCGCGCGCTTCTCCGGTTTGATGGGGGACGCGCCCGTTGTGGAGAGCGCTGGGCGGATGCACCCGCTGACGCTGCGCCACATCGGCCGCGCCGCCGAGGCAAGGATCGAGGATTCGGTCGCCGCCGCGATCCGCCTCGCCTTGCGCGACGAAGCGGGCGGTATCCTCGCTTTCCTGCCGGGTGTGGCCGAGATCGAGCGCACCGCCGAGCGGTTGGACGGGCTTGGCGACGGCATCGTGCTCCACCGGCTTCACGGTAGCCTCGACCCCGCCGCACAGCGCGCGGCGATCGCGCCAGACCGCGAGGGCCGCCGCAACATCGTGCTCGCGACGAGCATCGCCGAGACCAGCCTGACGCTCGACGGCATCTCCGTGGTGGTCGATTCTGGCCTCGCGCGCCGCCCGCGGTACGACCGTGCAGCGGGGATGACGCGGCTCGTCACCGAACGCGCGAGCCAGGCCGCCGTCACGCAACGCGCCGGCCGCGCCGCGCGGCAGATGCCGGGCGTCGCGTACCGTCTGTGGGAGGAAGCCGCGACGGCGGGGCTGCCGCGCTTCGACCCGCCCGAAATCCTTGAGGCGGATCTGTCGGCGCTCACGCTCGATTGCGCGATCTGGGGCGTCGCCGATCCGCGTGCGCTACGCTGGCTCGATCCCCCGACCGAGGCGGCGGTGCAGGAAGCGCGCGCGCGGTTGATGGCGCTGGAGGCGCTCGACGCCGACGGCCGCCCGACGCCGCACGGCCGCGCGATCGCGCGGCTGCCGCTCGCGCCCCGGCTCGGGCATATGCTGGTGCGGAGCGGGGAGCTTGGGCTTGGGGCGGTGGCAGCCGAGGTCGCGGTGCTGCTTGGCGAGCGTGGCCTTGGCGGGAATGACGTGGATCTGGAAACGCGCCGTCGCAGATGGCGCGGCGAACGCGGACAGCGCGCGGAGGCCGGGCGGAAACTGGCGAAAAGGTGGGCGTCCCTTTCTCCCCTCCCGCCTGCGGGAGGGGCTGGGGGTGGGCGCCCGACCTCAACGCGCGTGTCGCTAGCGGATAGCGCGAGCCCACCCCCCGGCCCCCTCCCGCGCGCGGGAGGGGGAGCAGAAGGCACTGCCATCGCCCTCGCCTTCCCCGATCGCATCGCGCGGCGTCGGGACGCATCGGGCGAGACCTGGGCCTCGGTCGGCGGGCGCGGGTTCAAGCTCGACGCCACCTCCAGCCTGGCGCGCGAGGAATGGCTGGCCGTCGCCGAAACGCAGGGCATGGCATCGGGCGCGCGCATCCTCTCCGCCGCCGCGATCGACCTCGCCACGATCGAGGCGCTGTTCGGCGACCGGATCGCCACGCACCGCACGGTGAACTTCGATCCGGCCACCGGTGGTGTGCAGGCGCTGCGCGAACGCCGCCTGGGAGCGCTGCGCCTGTCGAGCGGGCCGGACGCGAACGCCGACGCAGAGGCGATTGCGGCGGCCTTGCTGGAAGGAGTCCGCACGCACGGCCTCGCCCGGCTGCCGTGGAGCGACGCCGCGCTCGCGCTGCGCCACCGCGCCACCTTCGCTGCCGGGCATGGCGGGGCCGATCTCGCGCTCGACGACGCGGCGCTGCTGGCCCGCGCCGACGAATGGCTCTCGCCGCTGCTCACCCGCGTGCGCCGCCTCGACGCGATCGACTCGGGTGCGCTGACCGACGCCTTGCGCGGCCTGATCGATTGGGACGCGCTGCGCACGATCGACCGCCTCGCGCCGACGCATTTCACCAGCCCCGCAGGCTCCGCCCACGCAATCGACTACGCCGCCGAGGGTGGCCCGCGTGTCGAGCTTCGCCCGCAGACGCTGTTCGGGCTTGCCACGCATCCGACGATCGCGGGCGGTCGCGTACCGCTGGTGCTCAGCCTGACCTCGCCGGGCGGTCGCCCGATCCAGACGACGCGCGATTTGCCAGGGTTCTGGGCGGGGAGTTGGGCCGATGTCGCACGCGAGATGCGCGGTCGCTATCCGCGCCACCCCTGGCCCGATGACCCCGCTTCCGCATCCGCGACGTTGCGCACGAAAAACGCGGATGCGCGGGCCGGAAAAGCACGATAAGGGGGCATTCATGTCGACCGCCCGAATCTATCAGCGCCCGAAAAATTCCATGTCGTCGGGCCGCGCCCGCACCAGCATCTGGGTGCTCGAATTCGCCCCCGCCGAGGCGAAGCAACCCGATCCGCTGACCGGCTGGGCGGGGTCTGGCGACACCAACGATCAGGTCAAGCTCACCTTCCCGTCGCAGGACGCGGCGATCGCTTATGCCGAGCGGCAGGGGCTGGCGTTCACCGTGGTTGCGGCGCCGGAGCGGACGTTGAAGCTGCAATCTTACGCGGATAATTTTCGGTAAGGGCTGTTTTGTGAGTCTGGCTTAGCCCTAATTCCCGTTCGCCCTGAGCTTGTCGAAGGGCAGTGCGCCCCACGTCCGGCATCAAGTGTGGCACGGAGGGCTTCGACAAGCTCAGCCCGAACGGGAATGAGGCTCAGCCCGCCAGCATCCCCGCACCCAGCAACAACAGCATCTTCACATCGATCGCCACGCCCTCGGCGCGTTTCGCCGCCACAAAATCGGCAAGCCCGTCCACCGGCACGCGCAGCACGGTGATGTCCTCATCCGCCTCGCCGCCACCTGGCCCGACGCGCTCCAGCCCGGTCGCGCGGACCAGCGTGAAGCCCTCCGACACCATCCCCGGCGACGAATGAAAGAAACCAAGCGGCGTGATCGCGCCCGCGCGGTAGCCCGTTTCCTCCTCCAGCTCGCGCGCGGCGGACGCCTCGACGCTCTCGCCCGCGTCCTCGTCGCCGACCAGACCGGCCGGTAATTCGAGACACCGCCGCCCGAGCGGCACGCGATATTGCTCGACCAGCACGACATGCCCGTCGTCGATCGCCAGGATCACCGCCGCCTGAATGCCGCGCGCACGCGACACATATTCCCAGGTGCCGTCCTGCAGCACCTTGATATATTTGCCTTCCCAGACGACCGAAGCCCGCTCGCCCTGAGCTTGTCGAAGGGTCACAACTCGATCACGCGATCTGGAAGTTCGTTCACATCATCCGACGTCTTGGGGAAGCTTTCGCCCAGAATCCCGCCGATCACCCCGACCGCCGCGACCATCCCATCGCCCGATCGCCCGTCGCGCACCGCGCTCACCAGCGCGGCCATCGCATCGCCCCAGCGTTCGGCCGGCACCGCGCGGACGATCGCCTCGTCGGCGATCAGCTCGGCCATATGCTCGTCGGTCGACAGATACAGCAGGATGCCGATCCGCGCCTGCGTGCGCCGTTCCGCGCCGACCTTGAAGAACTGCACCGCGCGCCGCCGCACGCGCCGCCTTTTGGTCGCGCGCGGGGTCAGCGCCATTTTCAGCGGGGTCCACGCGACCGCATAGCGCACCGCGAGGAACAGCACCGCCTGCACGATCACCAGCCACAGCACGATGCGGCCGCTATCCGCCGCCTCCCACGCGCTGCCGCCCCAATTGAGCCAATCGAGATCGATCGTCGCGATCGCGCCTGCCAGGAGCATCGCCAGCACGGCATAGTGCAGCGGCACATCCTGATAGCGATCCGAATTGGCCGCGACGATCGTGACGATCTCGCCATCGGTGCCGAGTTCGGCTTCAGCGACGGCCGCCGTTACGCGGTCGCGGTCTGCTGGGGTGAGAACGAACTGCACCATCACCAATCCCCCGATGCGCCGCCGCCACCGAAGTCGCCGCCGCCGCCGCCGCTGAAATCACTACCGCCCCAGCCGCCCGAATCGCTGCCGCCGGAACCGCCGCCGCCCCAACCCGAGCCACCGCCGCCCCAGTTTCCGCGCGACGCCTGGTTGCCGATTTCGTTGGCGATGCCCCACAGGATCACCGGCATCAGCCCGCTGTCTCCGCCACGCGAAGCATAGCGACGGCCACTCGATCGCCGCCCGAACGACAGCAACACAAACGCCGCGATGAAGCCGAACACGATCAGCCCGACCGGAAACCCGCCGCCGCCAGAGCGCGCGGTTTTGTGCGTACGATCGAACTCCGCCGCCGCCGCGTCGAGCCGTGCCTTCTGCTCCTCGGGCGAGGCGCGGAGTTGCGCGATGATCGCGTCGGTGCCGGCTTCCATAGCGCCGGGGATATCGTTCGATTGCTTGAGCTTGGGCAGCATCGCGCCGCGGATCATGACACTGGAAAAGGCATCGGTCAGGAACGGTTCGAGCCCGCGACCAACCTCGAGCCGCGGTCCGCGACGCCCGGCGGGTTCGTTCGGCGCGATGAACAGGATCGCGCCATTGTCGACGTCGTTCAAGCCAACGCCCCACGCCCGGCCGAGCCCGACGCCATATTCGACCAGTTCGCGCCCCTGCAGATCGGGGATCGTCGCGACCACTACCTGCCGCTTGGTGCCACGCTGCAACGCCTGCAGCTTCGCGGTCAGATCCGCC
Above is a genomic segment from Sphingomonas sp. HMP6 containing:
- a CDS encoding TPM domain-containing protein, whose product is MRLFQMMMAAVVAVLIGTAPAAAQTYPKFTGLVVDAANVLPPATEADLTAKLQALQRGTKRQVVVATIPDLQGRELVEYGVGLGRAWGVGLNDVDNGAILFIAPNEPAGRRGPRLEVGRGLEPFLTDAFSSVMIRGAMLPKLKQSNDIPGAMEAGTDAIIAQLRASPEEQKARLDAAAAEFDRTHKTARSGGGGFPVGLIVFGFIAAFVLLSFGRRSSGRRYASRGGDSGLMPVILWGIANEIGNQASRGNWGGGGSGWGGGGSGGSDSGGWGGSDFSGGGGGDFGGGGASGDW
- a CDS encoding cation diffusion facilitator family transporter; the encoded protein is MAGHSHSHHGHDHGHGQGHSHGNGHSHAPPAGHDRAFAIGIGLNVAFIGVEVVFGLIAGSVALLADAGHNLSDVLGLCAAWAAIALGKRAASKRFTYGLKGSTILAALLNALLLLVALGAIVLEAVQRLANPAPIDGPTVAWVAAAGIVVNGATALLFMRDRKNDLNIRGAYLHMLSDAMVSAGVVVSGLAIWWSGAVWIDPLVSIAIAVLIFLQTWGLLKESTEMALAAVPRGIDSDKVWSELRTLPGVARVHHVHIWPMSTTETVLTAHLVMPGGHPGDAFLDDARAMLKDRFGIGHATLQVELAGGEITAAKVGC
- a CDS encoding NUDIX hydrolase, with protein sequence MTLRQAQGERASVVWEGKYIKVLQDGTWEYVSRARGIQAAVILAIDDGHVVLVEQYRVPLGRRCLELPAGLVGDEDAGESVEASAARELEEETGYRAGAITPLGFFHSSPGMVSEGFTLVRATGLERVGPGGGEADEDITVLRVPVDGLADFVAAKRAEGVAIDVKMLLLLGAGMLAG
- a CDS encoding TPM domain-containing protein yields the protein MVQFVLTPADRDRVTAAVAEAELGTDGEIVTIVAANSDRYQDVPLHYAVLAMLLAGAIATIDLDWLNWGGSAWEAADSGRIVLWLVIVQAVLFLAVRYAVAWTPLKMALTPRATKRRRVRRRAVQFFKVGAERRTQARIGILLYLSTDEHMAELIADEAIVRAVPAERWGDAMAALVSAVRDGRSGDGMVAAVGVIGGILGESFPKTSDDVNELPDRVIEL
- a CDS encoding ETC complex I subunit, producing the protein MSTARIYQRPKNSMSSGRARTSIWVLEFAPAEAKQPDPLTGWAGSGDTNDQVKLTFPSQDAAIAYAERQGLAFTVVAAPERTLKLQSYADNFR
- the hrpB gene encoding ATP-dependent helicase HrpB; this translates as MTLPILAVLPALLASLRARSNAVLVAPPGAGKTTAVAPALLGEAWCSGEILLLSPRRLAARAAAERMAANAGESVGQTFGYATRMDSKRSAATRVTVVTEGIFVARIQADPELNGVSAVLFDEVHERSLDSDFGLALALDAQGGLRPDLRLLAMSATLDGARFSGLMGDAPVVESAGRMHPLTLRHIGRAAEARIEDSVAAAIRLALRDEAGGILAFLPGVAEIERTAERLDGLGDGIVLHRLHGSLDPAAQRAAIAPDREGRRNIVLATSIAETSLTLDGISVVVDSGLARRPRYDRAAGMTRLVTERASQAAVTQRAGRAARQMPGVAYRLWEEAATAGLPRFDPPEILEADLSALTLDCAIWGVADPRALRWLDPPTEAAVQEARARLMALEALDADGRPTPHGRAIARLPLAPRLGHMLVRSGELGLGAVAAEVAVLLGERGLGGNDVDLETRRRRWRGERGQRAEAGRKLAKRWASLSPLPPAGGAGGGRPTSTRVSLADSASPPPGPLPRAGGGAEGTAIALAFPDRIARRRDASGETWASVGGRGFKLDATSSLAREEWLAVAETQGMASGARILSAAAIDLATIEALFGDRIATHRTVNFDPATGGVQALRERRLGALRLSSGPDANADAEAIAAALLEGVRTHGLARLPWSDAALALRHRATFAAGHGGADLALDDAALLARADEWLSPLLTRVRRLDAIDSGALTDALRGLIDWDALRTIDRLAPTHFTSPAGSAHAIDYAAEGGPRVELRPQTLFGLATHPTIAGGRVPLVLSLTSPGGRPIQTTRDLPGFWAGSWADVAREMRGRYPRHPWPDDPASASATLRTKNADARAGKAR